From Nicotiana tabacum cultivar K326 chromosome 20, ASM71507v2, whole genome shotgun sequence, one genomic window encodes:
- the LOC142174486 gene encoding secreted RxLR effector protein 161-like, which yields MNDYMLIYRRSKHLEVVGYSNSDFARCIETRKSTFSYLFQLAEGAISWKSAKQSVIATSTIEAEFVACFEATIHALWLRNFTSGLGVVDTITKTLKIYCDNLATVFFSKNDKYSKYSKYMELK from the coding sequence ATGAATGATTACATGCTCATATATAGGAGATCCAAGCATTTGGAAGTTGTTGGATACTCGAATTCAGATTTTGCTAGATGTATTGAAACTAGAAAATCTACTTTTAGTTATTTGTTCCAATTAGCTGAAGGAGCAATATCGTGGAAGAGTGCCAAACAGTCTGTCATTGCTACATCCACGATAGAAGCAGAATTTGTGGCATGTTTTGAAGCCACAATTCATGCATTATGGTTACGAAACTTTACTTCAGGACTTGGGGTTGTCGACACCATTACCAAGACACTGAAAATTTACTGTGATAATTTGGCAACAGTATTCTTCTCCAAGAACGATAAGTACTCCAAATATTCCAAATATAtggaattaaaataa